Within the bacterium genome, the region CATCGTACACGGCAAACGGCGTGTGCGGCAGGAACGAGGTCAGCTCGTACCGATGCGCGGCGATCAGCTCCACAAGATACAGGTAGAGGTCGTAGTCGGCGCTGCGGGGCCGCTCCGCCGCCGCCACGACCCCGGTGTCGTGCCGGGTGTACGCACGGGACGGCCGGAAGCCGCCCTGGGTGGCAAAGTCCCACCTGGGGGCGTTGTCGAGCCCGCTTTCCCAGGGATGCACGAGCACGATCAGGGGGGACCCGGCAACCGTGCGGTCCCGCGAGAAGAACCGCAGCGCATCGCGCAACGCCTCGTAGATCCGCGCCCACCACGCGTGCCGGACACCCGCATTCCGCTGCGCGAGGCCCGCCCAGTACACCGCGGTGGGAAGGACGGGCGGGTGGGAGATGCCGCTCGTCCGCTCCCCGGCCCGCCGCACCGGGACATCCGGCCACCACTCCGGCCCGGGGAAATACCCGCTCACCCCGGGGTTGTAGTGGATGTGCGGCAGCATGCCGTTCGCCCACTGCGCGGCCAGGAGCGCATCGACCTCCCGCTCCATCCGCGGCCAGTCCAGGTGCGCGAGGGCGAGCGCCACGAACGCGCTGTCCCAGTTCCACTGGTGCGGGTACAGCCGCGGGCTCGGGCGTGTGTAGTCGCCCATGTCGTTCCGGCGCAACACAGCGAGCGCCTGCGGGATGAGATCGGGCGTCGCGACCACGGTGCCTGCTACACCCGGATGACGTCGCCGGTCTGCGCGTCCATGAGCCTGACGCGCGACTCGTCGATCCGAAGCCAGACCTGTTGCCCTGGGTCCGCGTGGAACTCCACGGAGACCGAGACCTTGAGCGTCTGCCCGCCGACCGTCGCCGTGAGCAGACTCTGGGACCCCAGCGGCTCGATCGCCACGACGACCGCAGCGACGGCGCCCGGATGCGGAGCGGGCGAGACCGCGATGTGCTCCGGCCGGATCCCGGCGAGCACGGTATCGGCCGCGCGCGTCGC harbors:
- a CDS encoding trehalase family glycosidase → MVATPDLIPQALAVLRRNDMGDYTRPSPRLYPHQWNWDSAFVALALAHLDWPRMEREVDALLAAQWANGMLPHIHYNPGVSGYFPGPEWWPDVPVRRAGERTSGISHPPVLPTAVYWAGLAQRNAGVRHAWWARIYEALRDALRFFSRDRTVAGSPLIVLVHPWESGLDNAPRWDFATQGGFRPSRAYTRHDTGVVAAAERPRSADYDLYLYLVELIAAHRYELTSFLPHTPFAVYDALFNAIWYRAALDLNRIAAALGRSADVPAEELRAFRDAYRAELWDEPSCLFLDFDVRAGRRIPVHTIAGLGAVFAGVVDVREAKEMYRRYRDRCRGCQPLPTVLPDQPQFEPARYWRGPAWVNTNWFVVRGLEELGLRDDASALADATIDLVRRAGWCEYFHASTGEGLGGGDFSWTAALVVDLLLRKIRASV